The Nomia melanderi isolate GNS246 chromosome 3, iyNomMela1, whole genome shotgun sequence genomic interval GCATccattgtatttaataaaaattaattaaaatcaatgatTTTGTGTAGATTAATTAACTTTAACTGAGGTAATAATATACGTTACCTAATACGTACTCTTGTTAATTCATAACGATCATAAAACGTgcataaagtataataattataaatttaaaatagttattagttttatagttaaaaggaatatatataaaacgttacatGTAGGCAAATACTTGTATATATgctacatatatatgtatatatgtatatatgtatatatgtatataagaaaataatttactgaattgaaaaattaaattacgacTTCGTACTCAGCATATGACAATACATTCAACTGAAGACACTACATACAAGAACTGTGTGAAAAAACAAGTTGTATTTCTtccaataatttaaaacgctaaTATAAAAGTTCGCGATACAAATTATATGatacttaaattatttcttcataaGAAAAAGTTGGCACTTCTGAATTAAGCAGCTGTTTAGAACGCAAGTACACAGTAAATCGTTCAAGGCCAACGTGAACAAAACTCGAAAAAGTTGGATCGAATTCGATTTTTTACTTTGTGTatttaaatcgaataattagTAACATATCATTCATAAAGCTAGAAAAATATTGccatgtaataaaatataaaattttattttcatcattataaatatattttaatagacaTATTTTAGTATGAATTTTTAATCTACTATCATAAGtttgtaaattacaaaatatttaaccgTTTTATTCggttataattgtatattgacAAAATTCAGTACAGTTtcgttattttgtaataatggaaaaatatttctgaaatatgaacaatattaatatcTGAATAAATTGTATGATATTCTAGCTTTTAGAAAACAATCTTAATATGGATAAACCTGTATCTTCTGATATTGTACTTATTGCTGGTAATTCTCATCCAGAGCTTGCAAATCTTATTGCTAAGTAAGTTTCTATAAATATGTGCTTGTATaatgttattatgttatatGCTATTCCTTTATTTTAAAGTCGATTGGGCGTTAAGCATGGAGGATGTTCCGTATATCATAAATCAAATCGTGAAACCATGGTCGAGATTGGAGACTCTGTACGCAGTAAAGACCTGTATATCATACAAACCGGCACAAAggatgtaaataataatataatggaaCTTCTGATTATGGCATATGCATGCAAAACTTCTTCAGCAAAAAATATTGTTGGTGTTATTCCATATTTACCATACTCTAAACAATGTAAAATGCGTAAACGTGGTTGCATAGTATCAAAATTATTAGCAAAAATGCTTTGCAAGAGTGGATTAACTCATATCATTACAATGGATCTACATCAGAAAGAAATACAAGGATTTTTCGATGTTCCAGTGGATAATTTACGTGCTAGTCcatttttacttcaatatattCAAGAATCTGTATGtagataatacaattattatacattttcatttgttatttataaatttattctacTAGATTCCAGATTACCATAATTCTGTAATAGTTGCCAGAAATCCTGGTAGTGCTAAAAAAGCAACCAGCTACGCTGAAAGATTACGTTTGGGTATAGCAGTGATACATGGAGAACAGCGAGAAGCGGAATCAGATATGAATGATGGACGTTATTCTCCACCTGCTTTAGCATCACGAACAATGGAAGTTGGAGTTGGTGTTCCAATGCATCCTGCCAAAGAAAAACCACCAATTAATGTTGTAGGAGATGTGGGTGGACGCATAGCTATCATGGTGGTATGTaaatctaatttatattttgtaaaagaaagaaatataaaatttaacttttgTTTCAGGATGACATGATAGATGATGTTCAATCTTATGTAGCTGCAGCAGAAGTTCTTAAAGAAAGGGGAGcgtataaaatttatgtattaGCTACGCATGGACTTTTAAGTTCTGATGCACCAAGATTAATAGAAGAGTCTCCAATCGATGAGGTAATACcacttgaaattaatatttacgacagaattaaaataagaattgataaaaatttgattagctacatatgaaaataaattttaaatattaaatttgtatttgttgTTTGAAGGTTGTTGTAACAAATACAGTACCTCATGATGTCCAAAAAATGCAGTGCCCAAAAATAAAAACCGTCGATATCAGTATTTTGCTGGCTGAGGCTATTAGACGTATTCATAATAAGGAATCAATgtcgtatttatttaaaaatgtcactttggaagattaaaaaatacattgaagTAATAGATGTTAAGCATAAAGCAGTTTCCACATCCTGGGACCATACTCTAAACATatctattaaattttgtttattattttacagattAATGAACATGCTAGTCTGTACAAAATTGTCAGTGATCAGATTATTTGAATACCTCCATACATTTAGTTTTTTCATATACATTCTATATTCATAAGCCTATGTAAGTTACAATTACAAAGTTTGGTATTAATACTAATTCAATGTTATAATACcacgaaaaatgtattttttattcaagAAATGATAGGCATGTTttagaatttcaaaattataaatatattatttcacagagtaaattaataatgtaaattaaatagaaaactagaaaagttgttttatttcctttaacttaaaaataaaataaataaaacaaatatttgatttaaaatgaataaatcaatagaaatgttGCTATGGAAATACACAATTCCATAACGACAGTTCTAAATCTAATTCCTTTTTACAAACATTAGTCTGTAGAACGTCTGTTAGTTCTTTCAAAATGTCTGTAGAAACTACAAatcacaaatttataaaaatttgtgttaTGTTACAATCGGAAGAAAAGAAACGTCGTATACAAGGTTTAAAAGAAATactagatattttaaaattatcataTCCTGAAAGTGAAATTCTTGAATTGTGGAATGCTGTAAACAAATgtttacttaaaattttaacTGATCCTGCAGAAATTTGTCGTGATAAAGCTTTAGAAATTTTCAAGTTGCTTATAACTAATTTAACACCTCATGATAATTACATTATGTATTTGCTTCCAATTTTATCAAGGCGATTGGGTTCACAGGATCTGATAGAAAGTTCAGAAGAAATCAGGTTGAAGTGTGTTACATTATTGaagttattaatattgaaatataataatttactggcATCGTATATCgacgatttaataaaaatattaatccacACTATAACAGATAATTATTCATTAGTTAAAAGAGAAAGTTGTGCTTGTGTATCTGAACTTGCTAAGAATTTATCAAAACACCTGTACGTTCATtctgagaaatttttaaaacctATTTTGGATAATTTTACACACCAACATTATAGAGTTAGAATCAGTTCTATTATTTCGATTGGGGATTTGATTCAATATGGAAATAGTAAATGTATAGAAAATGTGGCTACCCCTTTAGCTGAAAGATTATTTGATCAAAACGGCCTAGTGAGAACAGGTATTCTGTTACTTTAAGTTATTCtcattttaactttatttacattaatacataataaGGATAATTATAATTCTCCATAGCTGTA includes:
- the LOC116429336 gene encoding phosphoribosyl pyrophosphate synthase-associated protein 2 isoform X2, coding for MTIHSTEDTTYKNCVKKQLLENNLNMDKPVSSDIVLIAGNSHPELANLIANRLGVKHGGCSVYHKSNRETMVEIGDSVRSKDLYIIQTGTKDVNNNIMELLIMAYACKTSSAKNIVGVIPYLPYSKQCKMRKRGCIVSKLLAKMLCKSGLTHIITMDLHQKEIQGFFDVPVDNLRASPFLLQYIQESIPDYHNSVIVARNPGSAKKATSYAERLRLGIAVIHGEQREAESDMNDGRYSPPALASRTMEVGVGVPMHPAKEKPPINVVGDVGGRIAIMVDDMIDDVQSYVAAAEVLKERGAYKIYVLATHGLLSSDAPRLIEESPIDEVVVTNTVPHDVQKMQCPKIKTVDISILLAEAIRRIHNKESMSYLFKNVTLED
- the LOC116429336 gene encoding phosphoribosyl pyrophosphate synthase-associated protein 2 isoform X1 codes for the protein MSNFKVILQLSRQCHQHWMLLLENNLNMDKPVSSDIVLIAGNSHPELANLIANRLGVKHGGCSVYHKSNRETMVEIGDSVRSKDLYIIQTGTKDVNNNIMELLIMAYACKTSSAKNIVGVIPYLPYSKQCKMRKRGCIVSKLLAKMLCKSGLTHIITMDLHQKEIQGFFDVPVDNLRASPFLLQYIQESIPDYHNSVIVARNPGSAKKATSYAERLRLGIAVIHGEQREAESDMNDGRYSPPALASRTMEVGVGVPMHPAKEKPPINVVGDVGGRIAIMVDDMIDDVQSYVAAAEVLKERGAYKIYVLATHGLLSSDAPRLIEESPIDEVVVTNTVPHDVQKMQCPKIKTVDISILLAEAIRRIHNKESMSYLFKNVTLED
- the LOC116429336 gene encoding phosphoribosyl pyrophosphate synthase-associated protein 2 isoform X3 encodes the protein MDKPVSSDIVLIAGNSHPELANLIANRLGVKHGGCSVYHKSNRETMVEIGDSVRSKDLYIIQTGTKDVNNNIMELLIMAYACKTSSAKNIVGVIPYLPYSKQCKMRKRGCIVSKLLAKMLCKSGLTHIITMDLHQKEIQGFFDVPVDNLRASPFLLQYIQESIPDYHNSVIVARNPGSAKKATSYAERLRLGIAVIHGEQREAESDMNDGRYSPPALASRTMEVGVGVPMHPAKEKPPINVVGDVGGRIAIMVDDMIDDVQSYVAAAEVLKERGAYKIYVLATHGLLSSDAPRLIEESPIDEVVVTNTVPHDVQKMQCPKIKTVDISILLAEAIRRIHNKESMSYLFKNVTLED
- the LOC116429336 gene encoding phosphoribosyl pyrophosphate synthase-associated protein 2 isoform X4, whose translation is MVEIGDSVRSKDLYIIQTGTKDVNNNIMELLIMAYACKTSSAKNIVGVIPYLPYSKQCKMRKRGCIVSKLLAKMLCKSGLTHIITMDLHQKEIQGFFDVPVDNLRASPFLLQYIQESIPDYHNSVIVARNPGSAKKATSYAERLRLGIAVIHGEQREAESDMNDGRYSPPALASRTMEVGVGVPMHPAKEKPPINVVGDVGGRIAIMVDDMIDDVQSYVAAAEVLKERGAYKIYVLATHGLLSSDAPRLIEESPIDEVVVTNTVPHDVQKMQCPKIKTVDISILLAEAIRRIHNKESMSYLFKNVTLED